Within the Miscanthus floridulus cultivar M001 chromosome 17, ASM1932011v1, whole genome shotgun sequence genome, the region TTGGTTCAACATAGGCAAATGTTCTCGCTTATGAGATGAAAATAATCTGGAACACATGAAAAGAAATCACTgccgcttcatcatctccttCTCATGCTCCCTCTCGATCAAATCGAGCCTTCCTTTAGTTGTTCGTAGAGAGCTAAAGAGCTCCCTAAAGTCAGGCTTAAGAATTAGGGAGGAGGCTATATACATTAGAGCAGTTCCTTCTTCCACCCCACATTCTATCACCATCTGCACGGTCTCAGCAATGGAAGGAACGAGATTGGTTGGAGGAGCGGATGATGCTTCAACACTTGTGGAGATCCTCTCTGCTGCAGTTTCGATCTTCAAATAGTGTTCTTGTACATACGAAAAAATGGGCTCTTCTCATCCTTGTCTGCAACAGCAGTGGAGGACCCCTTGCATTTCCTTTTTCCTTAGTTCCCTGTCTTCTCAGCTTTCTTTGCAGGTTTTGGTACCTCCTCTACAGCCTCGTCACTTGCCTCATCGGAGGATATATCTCCAGGATAGGATGCCGAAGACCCACTAACATGTGCCTTGCCAAAAATGATATGCATATCATAAAAAAACTTTGGTCCTTGCTTTCGAAACTTCATGTGATTGCATTTGATTCCTTTCTCACGATTGTTACATCTCtgaaattaaataaataaaattagcAAGACACACTACAACAAATAACAGGAAAAAATATATGTACAGTGACAGCACAGTACTTACAGCAAGGTATTCATCCCACCATTCCTGCGAGCAATCAACAGTTTTTTTTCTGCATCCCTTCCAAAACCAGTAGCACAATTCTTGAACTCCATAAAGATTGAACATTCCTTTTTTTCAAGACATCTAACTTGTTCTTCAATTGTTTTTTTGGTTCGCCTATCACCGGATTTTTCTGCAAACTTGGAAACAACATTCTTCCAACCGGTAGCGGTGAAAATTCCCATCGGCCTATTCTGAGCTTCTATTTCGTCTTTGCAGGCATCAAACAAATGCCTCAAAAAAACCATCACTCCAATCTGCCTTGTCACCCATTCTTGAACCAAACAAAAACATTTCAATCAATTTGCAGGCAACAACAACTAATCATGCATTCTACAACGCAGCAAGTAATCAATCATACATTCTTGAACCAAATTTGTCACCCATTCTCCTACCCAGCAGCTAATCATGCAtctatttggaacagagggagacAGACGTACCTTGCAGGTTCGGCGCCGGCAGGGGACGAGTCGGTTGAGGACAAGGGCCACGCTGGGGGCTGGTGCTGGCTGCGGCGGGCGGCCGGTGCTGCAGCTCGCTGGGCGGGCGGCCGGGCACCGTGCAGAGTGGGCGGCCAACCACGGAAGCACCGGCGTCGGGCGGGGATGCGGATGGACGGCGTCGAGCTGGGATGCGGCCGGCGTCGGGCAGGTCCGGTGGGGCGGCGGCCGGCCAGAGCACGCCTCGGGCGGGGGTGGCGGCGGACCAGGAACCCTAGCCGGCGGTCGCGGCCATACGCGCGGAAGGAGTCTGGGGCTTGGGCGGATGCGGAGGAATAGAAGGCAGCGAACCGTTTTTTTCTTTCTCATAACCAGTGGCAATGGGCAGTTTTCTCAAAGTTGTCCATCCAAAAGCCAGTAAAAATAGATAAGATGAGCTTTTGGAATTAAACTACAGTGAAAACTGCTTTTGAACAAAACCACATGTGACTTTTAGGTTTTTTGGTTGACTTTTGTCTTTTCCAAAAGCAAAAGCACGTCGGAAAGCCCAATAAAGGAACCTTAGTGTCGTTGGAGTACTTATGTATCTTGCTATCAGCACTAACCCAGATATAGAATTTGTAATATCATAAATTTGCTAGCAATCCATATAGTGCTACTCCTACTAAGCGTCACTGGGTAGgctttagaaaatttttgagatATCTCAATGGCCCAATAGATCATGGAACATTCTATAGAAGAAACATACATATGCTAGCTACTTATCAGATCGATCTTAGATTGGCTTTGTATTCTTGTAAGGTGGAACAACCATCTCTTGGATTCTTCAAGCAAACTATAGTGGCTACTTCCACCAACCATTCTGAAATAATTGCTTTGTATGAAACATCACATGAGTGCGTATGATTTCGCATAATGATAAATCACATAATGCAATCATGTGATATTGGTGCACTTGAGACACCAACCATTATCTTTGAAGATATTGTTGCTTGTGTTGTGCAAACGGAATCAAATTACATCAAAAGCAAcatcactaagcatattgttccAAATTACTCTATCCTCATGAATTGCAAAAGAATGCAAAAAAATGAGACCTTGCAAACAATGGATCATACATACATGTATTCCCAATAGGGCTTAGATATACATGTATGTCCACTGTTATCACTACGGGGTAcagtagatttgccgagtgccagaggcactcggcaaaggcccaaaaacactcggcaaacgatttgccgagtgttacactcggcatacAGCACACGACATTGATTtgtcggcaaacagctatttgccgagtgttttttatcgcacactcggcaaatggtttgccgagtgtcaaatttgacactcggcaaaaaaaaaaaggtttgccgagtgttttttgaatTACActgcaaacctattttccaaagaaaaaaaaaataattacATTAGAACACCATTAAAACCACTTAGAATCCATACGATGTCTGACAGTTCTCCAAATGTACTGTATATAAGAAAAATGCATGATGTGGATTCCACAATTAAATAAGATCAACCATCACAATGCTCAGCAAAAATCCATTAGTATAATACCGATTGATGCAGATATGCCTAATACACTCAGTCTGGAATCTGGCAATCGCATAATAACATAATACAGCACAACATAATATCACTCAGTAGCCAGAAACACACGAACTAGATGTGGTGACATTGAAACTCCGCGCTGCGAAGTCGAGGGCAGCTTTCTTGTCGGATTTCTTCAGAGTCCTCATCTCCACTTGCACGGCTTCAACTCAACGCTCGCTGGATTACACTCTCCGAGAGACCGATGGTATGGGATCCAGGGATCCAAGCTTGAACTGCAGATAGCGAGGTGATAAATCATAAGTGAAGTGAGATGTGGCCGAATCCGCACTCGTCTAAGATTGAAACGGGCACTTACCTCCTACCGAGGCATCGCAGAGCAGAGGCCACGGGATCTGACTGAGAGCCCCCAGAAGGAAACGACTCGTGACAACGACGCACGCACGCGCTGCGTCTGGGCGGCGAGGCGAGAAGGCAGCCGCCGGGCGCCATACTGCCTGCAGCCAGCGGTGCGTAAGGCGAGCAGGCGAGCCCCGCTTGTCACCGCCGGCGCCGCGGAGGGGAGGGGACGAGGAGAGGGGTTGCGGTTACCTGCGCCTGCGCTTGCTGGCGGGCGGGCCTCTCCGCGCCCGTGGTTGTTGCTCCGGCGATGCGGAACGGCGCTGCTCCTCCTCCGGCGTCCCGATCTGTGTGATTCAGGTGGACGGGCGCCCGCTCCGAGCCGGCGGGTGGGGAGGGGTGGTGCCTGCCATCCCGTGTCGGAGGGGAGCGCTGCGGTGTGGTGTGAGATGTGAGGGAAGTAACCAGACGCATGCGTGGGCCTTATAagcagagtttgccgagtgtccttagatttgacactcggcctaggattttttttatttttttattttttatttttttttatgaaGGGACACGTGGTGCGATGttgtcgagtgtcctagatctgacactcggcaaacaaaagagtttgccgagtgtcctcggcaaacgtttttttatttatttttctcttttcacGGAGGGACACGTGGcgcgatgtttgccgagtgtcgtaatttgctgagtgttttttctatatttgccgagtgccggagtttgccgagtgtttttcagtagtattgccgagtgtcaaaccgtttgccgagtgtttttaataaggcactcggcaaacagatagttTGCTGTGTGTcagaatatttgccgagtgtttttagtttggcactcggcaaagagatggtttgccgagtgtccgataaaatacactcggcaaagaatatgacactcggcaaagccttcgatTCCGGTAGTAATACACCAATCATTTGCATTGCTCATCTCTCCCTCTTAACTCACTAGGCCAAACAGAGATCTACATGTCATCACCACTGCAGTAATGAAGAAAGTTATTATCTTTAACGTTAGATGGAAATACAATAATCAATACTTCTCTATATGTTTAAATGCCACATGCTAATAAGTAAAATTAAACCAATAACCAAActaaaataaattagaaaatggAGAAAGGACGAGGCCAGTAGTAGGTACTCTGCACAACCAACCTATTCTTGTCAAATGGGTTCGCCGTGGCGGTCAATGTATCTTCCCTCCCACCCGAAGAGGCCAAGAACCTTGCCTCTCGCCCGCAGTTCGCTCACAACACCCACACTACCGAGCCATGGCATGCAACCAACACCTTCAAAATCTCCAAACACAGGCGCATGCACCGCCTCCTTCGATTGATCCCACGCGCTTGTCGCAATGCCATCGCGACAACCATCCTCGtcgttgtcatcttcttttccttCGTCACCGGGCGTGGTGGCCCAGGTCCCAATCGCCGCGGCTGCCTCCCTGCAGACCAGTCCTGCTTCGCGGTCTCTATCGCCGTCGGCGCACCATACTCCTCGCGCCATGATGCTGCCACAGTCGTCGTGGGCACACACACGTGCTGCACCACGACCTCCTACATCGCCATCCTCGGCATCAGTTTTGGTtccctcctcgtcatcttcctcATCCTGTGCACCATCCGGTGGTACCTCGTGCAACGGTCCGCGAGACGGGATGCTGCTGAGGCTGCCGCTGTAGTAGAGCCAGCAGAAAAGAAACCGCCCATGGGGCTGGATGCCGAAGCCATAGCTGCGCTTCCGGAGTTCACATATCGGAAGGAGGATGCTGATGGAGAGGAGGAGCGAGAGTGCGCCGTGTGCCTGGGCGCGATGGCGGAGGGGGACGCAGCGCGGCGGCTGCCGACGTGCATGCACATCTTCCACCGAGGTTGTGTCGACGTGTGGCTAAGGGAGCACTCGACATGCCCCGTCTGTCGCGCCGAGGTAGACATCAGAACAACTTGTGAGGGATGCGATGAGATGGACCAAGAGGTCGGCCCGTCGCTGGTATCCACATCAATGGCGCAGCCAACGCGTGAAGGGCTGCTCGACGACGGGGAGAGGGACCTGGAAGCACAAGTGTAGAGAGTGTATGTTAGAGGTACATGCTAGGAGTAGCTTTGTGTTATTATTCTTTTCTTTGTTAGGGAAGTGAATTAGCAATTTGGATGATTTGGTTGGAATTTGTAggatatacatgtatatatatgtagtgTTCTGTCTATGGAGTATCACATGTATACCACTGCTAGTGAGaataaataaaagataaaaggagGAATGCTCAAGGTTTTTGTGTTACCTGATTGAACTGAAATTGTCCTTATGGAAAAAAGAAAGACAATGAAATAGACTTTAATAGATATGTTCCTTAAGGTCAGTTATTTAGGTGGGATTGATCTAGTTTGTTAAGGGTACAATATGAAAACTATTGTAAAATGGAATTGCCCTATGGGTGCAAAATGACAAGgaaatactccatccgttccttaatacaagccatatagatttttaaagaaaattccaaaatataggtacgtattaactcccacgccgattagtttggaaaccttcccactgtacatagcacatgccccaaccaatcccttaaATTTatgaagcaatctgattgggagagagaagattgcatgattttccttttttgcctcggtctcacatccttctcCAAGTCGTgggttaatattggtgctaaaaactatatgccttatattaaggaacggagggagtacaaattACTGTCAAGAAAATTGGAAACATAATTTTTCTATTGTTTCAATAGGAAGACCTAAAATGATAGGGAAATATTTGCCAAATGGAGCACCAACAGAAACAATTTCCTTATCGGTTCTTTCCTAACAAGAAAATTTTGGGCCATCAAATATGGATTTCTATCACTGTCATACGAAAACGGCACGAAAATGCATTTCAACCATTAAGGAAAAATGTTTTCCTCTTGGTTGTGAACCATCAATAAAAATACCAATTTTCTTGTCATTGTTGTCACAAAAAATGATGGCATTAATACTAACAGTTAAATTGTCCACAGAGGAACCTCATCTCATACATGATGTTCGTGTGGTCCTACTTACCACAACAATGATGTTTGtttgtacataaaaatatattACTCATATATAAAACCAATGATATAGAAACAAGGCAATGCGATCATATATATCAGACTATCTTTTTCATCGCTCTAAATTTGAAATGTGAATCAAATCATTGTGTCTTTTGTGGTTGTGATTATATTCTTGTTCTTGGGTAAAAAAACTAATAGTCATCCCTACTACAGGATAGACTTGTTGTCCcgagcggtaacggcctttagtcccggttaccgcgccgggacaacgatcccgggactaaaggtggaaccttcagtcccgggtcatcgagccgggactaaagagggaccttttagtcccggttggtgttaccaaccgggactaaaggccctccagccgagcaaacgtggccgcaccctttagtcccggttggtaaccccaaccgggactaaaggttccttttctttttcttttttttgtttaatttgttttcagttcagttacacatatttgtttaatatataatatgtttttaatgtacgtattctacgctgctaatataaatacacgcacgcatataattacatctaattctcatctcgagcattattatattcgaataaagtatgaaactatatatattatagatatatatgtatatatacaacactttcataatcttgttctcaaaaataacgatatcaataaacatttaatttacatcattagttccttaggatcaaagtagaactcgtcgttgggatttagcactttttctagaagatatcctgctattgactcttgaactgctttcagatgatctttttgcatgacccttcgtttcaaccattcagtcttgcatttgaaataaaaggaacagtattaatacatatatatatatatattcatatacGTACTCttaggacatctttaggagtttttcttatgtgtgcagtgataaattcacaaacgtagtatccacacaagttattacctagttgctgccgcaaacaccactgtacgagaagaagattattctcatcatctcacacataaattgaagtacgatatagtaattaaacacgcgaggaagtatatatagtacaacttactggtatttcaactacattaagtggtgccttgcaatccttgcggtgttgccgaataaactctttctaaaccctgtgcgaccaataatgtacgatcgttaataaattatggcaaagtctattcaataatagttgtgcgcgagagatcaaaattacccatggataatgtctatcatatcttggtatagtgctcgctcttttctcaatgagtccaagattactaaccgacttgagtttaactcaatgacaatgagtatccagtgaaacctgcattggtttatacacacacgtacatgcatataagttgtattgatattacataaaatgtgtagactatattattattaaAGTTGTACAGAAAacatattgttgtcttgtcgtgctgcttcacgaagaactttaTGATATTCGTctatgcttcagatacccagtgctccttgacaataatatcggttttgaatacgatataaggatcaatgaagccaacactggtgtcttgtattctttggagctctgacatctggaatctgtatataaatataagttacatgtgaggataattatatacacgtacgcatggaagtgagtttattaaataaaagtaagaatcacttacaaacaaaaggagctaatgattgatttgtccagagcgtccaagtgatatagttgatgcaattcttcgaaactaatatgtaagatgtcatcgccatggaagtaatgatggtctctaaatctgacaaagatccactgctcacccctgccacacgcctgcatgtaccacttgttgagaaagtacatttgcgtacccaattcattcagagccgtagggttatatagacttttgccaaatttataagtcttccaggtatcaacttccaggttctggattgg harbors:
- the LOC136515557 gene encoding uncharacterized protein, which encodes MSCAGSWSAATPARGVLWPAAAPPDLPDAGRIPARRRPSASPPDAGASVVGRPLCTVPGRPPSELQHRPPAAASTSPQRGPCPQPTRPLPAPNLQEWVTRQIGVMVFLRHLFDACKDEIEAQNRPMGIFTATGWKNVVSKFAEKSGDRRTKKTIEEQVRCLEKKECSIFMEFKNCATGFGRDAEKKLLIARRNGGMNTLLDVTIVRKESNAIT